The following proteins come from a genomic window of Metarhizium brunneum chromosome 2, complete sequence:
- the psoB_0 gene encoding Alpha/beta hydrolase psoB, with protein sequence MVAMHTFFKSAFFNFEYLRLLAMAPHEGAEIGEALEAAAKIRDLDPESWFNAFLEAGNKAECIAKEAEQAGDVVSARRAYLRSSNYLRAAQFMLNEGKIGQDRRVLATLERAIGNFRKGVQYRAGKTFFLEIPFENGIKLPGYLYLPEASRRIPGRKIPILLNSGGGDSTQEEIYFVNPAFGPDIGYAVVTFEGPGQGIVLRRDKLPMRPDWEVVTGAVLNHLFDFAASHPDLELDLDNIAVTGASMGGYFALRAAVDPRIKACISVDGFYSLASFVGGRMPGPLFNGFMKGWLSDRTFNAILGFLQRLDFQARWEFNHLKWATNSTTEAEIMRSFGDYTLLKPDGTEYLADVKCPTLVTGAGASWYFDPATTTDKIYDCLTSLKDGVDKEKWIANDIAYGGLQAKIGAFGYSAQRTFQWLDMKFGIRRETLNATSDLGSLVKNTAKNTSLL encoded by the coding sequence ATGGTGGCCATGCACACATTCTTCAAGTCGGCCTTTTTCAACTTCGAGTATCTTCGCCTCCTAGCCATGGCGCCGCACGAAGGTGCCGAGATAGGAGAGGCACTTGAAGCAGCTGCCAAGATTAGGGACCTGGATCCGGAATCGTGGTTCAACGCATTCCTTGAAGCTGGCAACAAAGCTGAATGTATCGCAAAGGAAGCCGAGCAAGCAGGAGACGTAGTATCTGCACGTCGTGCTTATTTGAGGTCATCCAACTACCTGCGTGCGGCTCAGTTCATGCTGAACGAGGGGAAGATTGGCCAAGACCGGCGGGTTCTTGCCACTCTTGAGCGCGCCATTGGGAACTTTCGAAAGGGCGTCCAATACCGCGCTGGCAAGACGTTCTTTCTAGAGATTCCGTTCGAAAATGGCATCAAATTGCCAGGTTACCTCTACTTGCCAGAAGCCTCCAGGCGAATCCCCGGCCGCAAGATCCCTATTCTGTTGAATTCTGGCGGAGGTGATTCCACGCAAGAGGAGATATACTTTGTAAATCCTGCGTTTGGTCCTGACATTGGGTATGCAGTCGTAACATTCGAAGGACCAGGTCAGGGTATTGTTCTCCGCCGTGATAAGTTACCTATGCGCCCAGACTGGGAAGTGGTCACAGGTGCGGTGTTGAACCACCTCTTTGACTTTGCGGCGAGTCATCCAGATCTTGAACTCGACCTTGACAACATTGCTGTTACCGGAGCATCCATGGGTGGCTATTTTGCCTTGCGCGCGGCCGTGGACCCGCGTATCAAAGCCTGCATCAGTGTCGACGGGTTCTACAGTTTGGCAAGTTTTGTCGGTGGCAGAATGCCAGGACCGCTGTTCAACGGCTTCATGAAAGGCTGGCTGTCTGACAGAACATTCAATGCAATCCTGGGTTTTCTGCAGCGGCTTGACTTCCAGGCAAGATGGGAATTTAATCACCTGAAGTGGGCAACAAACAGTACAACTGAGGCCGAGATTATGCGGAGTTTTGGCGACTACACGCTGCTCAAGCCAGACGGGACAGAGTATCTAGCTGATGTGAAATGTCCTACTTTGGTAACTGGCGCAGGAGCAAGCTGGTACTTTGATCCGGCGACTACAACAGACAAGATCTATGACTGCTTGACAAGCCTTAAGGATGGCGTGGACAAGGAAAAGTGGATTGCTAATGACATAGCCTACGGAGGGTTACAGGCAAAGATCGGTGCTTTCGGCTATTCAGCGCAGAGAACATTCCAATGGCTGGACATGAAATTTGGGATTCGGagggaaacattgaatgcaaCATCAGATTTGGGGTCGCTTGTCAAGAACACAGCTAAGAATACGAGCTTACTTTAG